In one window of Halomarina pelagica DNA:
- a CDS encoding succinate dehydrogenase/fumarate reductase iron-sulfur subunit, producing MSTQITETETESETETEEQPAGDAPAVQQRRRMEAKRARAEEEEAERTAEESALDGETYTLKVFRYDPEVAGKERPRFDEFVVPYRKGMTVLDALIYARDHYDSSLTFRHSCRQAICGSDAMFVNGRQRLCCKTQLSDLSNPVRVEPLPHQEVVKDLVVDMQHFYDQMDAVEPFFQTNDLPSGLEEQHQTRENREKIKMSTRCIWCGACQSSCNIAAGDNQYLGPAAINKAYRFTMDEREGEDVKQHRLAVVEQEHGVWRCQTQFSCTEVCPKDIPLTKHIQELKREAVKNNLKFW from the coding sequence ATGAGCACGCAAATCACCGAGACAGAGACCGAGTCCGAGACGGAGACCGAAGAACAGCCCGCCGGGGACGCGCCCGCCGTCCAGCAGCGGCGACGGATGGAGGCGAAGCGCGCCCGCGCCGAGGAAGAGGAAGCGGAGCGGACCGCGGAGGAGAGCGCGCTCGACGGGGAGACGTACACCCTGAAGGTCTTCCGCTACGACCCGGAGGTGGCGGGGAAGGAGCGCCCGCGCTTCGACGAGTTCGTCGTCCCCTACCGCAAGGGGATGACAGTCCTCGACGCGCTCATCTACGCGCGCGATCACTACGACTCCTCGCTCACCTTCCGGCACTCCTGCCGGCAGGCCATCTGTGGGTCGGACGCGATGTTCGTCAACGGCCGCCAGCGCCTCTGCTGTAAGACCCAGTTGAGCGACCTCTCGAACCCCGTCCGCGTCGAACCGCTGCCCCACCAGGAGGTCGTGAAGGACCTCGTCGTGGACATGCAGCACTTCTACGACCAGATGGACGCCGTCGAGCCGTTCTTCCAGACGAACGACCTGCCCTCGGGCCTGGAGGAACAGCACCAGACGCGCGAGAACCGCGAGAAGATCAAGATGTCCACGCGCTGCATCTGGTGTGGCGCGTGCCAGTCCTCGTGTAACATCGCCGCCGGGGACAACCAGTACCTCGGTCCCGCGGCCATCAACAAGGCGTACCGCTTCACGATGGACGAGCGCGAGGGCGAGGACGTGAAACAGCACCGACTCGCCGTCGTCGAGCAGGAACACGGCGTGTGGCGGTGTCAGACGCAGTTCTCCTGCACGGAGGTCTGCCCGAAGGACATCCCGCTCACGAAGCACATCCAGGAACTGAAGCGCGAGGCCGTGAAGAACAACCTCAAGTTCTGGTAA
- a CDS encoding succinate dehydrogenase hydrophobic membrane anchor subunit — protein MAEHYSSFERGGTRWLLQRLTAVFLIGVLAFHFMLLHFVNHAYEITFAGTQARMGQIGYFATMWLFLVTATFHGVNGVYNALINQGLTGTRKRVVGAVLALAGLALVAQGTYVALAMNGFL, from the coding sequence ATGGCGGAACACTACTCCTCCTTCGAGCGCGGCGGCACCCGCTGGTTGCTCCAGCGCCTGACGGCGGTGTTCCTCATCGGCGTGCTGGCGTTTCACTTCATGCTGCTTCACTTCGTGAACCACGCCTACGAGATCACCTTCGCCGGGACGCAGGCCCGCATGGGGCAGATCGGCTACTTCGCCACGATGTGGCTGTTCCTCGTGACGGCGACGTTCCACGGCGTCAACGGCGTCTACAACGCCCTGATCAACCAGGGGCTCACCGGGACGCGAAAGCGCGTCGTCGGGGCCGTCCTCGCGCTCGCGGGCCTCGCGCTCGTCGCGCAGGGGACCTACGTGGCGCTGGCGATGAACGGCTTCCTCTAA
- the sdhC gene encoding succinate dehydrogenase, cytochrome b556 subunit — MSQSYDRGLVEDFGRWREFSAGMWAWVFHKFTGWVLIGYLFTHIAVLSTATVSPTMYTNTLRGLEGLLVVRFLEVGLLAVAVFHILNGVRLLFVDLGVGLQAQDRSFYASMILTGAIVVASVPSFLGGI; from the coding sequence ATGAGCCAGTCGTACGACAGGGGGCTCGTCGAGGACTTCGGCCGCTGGCGGGAGTTCTCCGCCGGCATGTGGGCGTGGGTGTTCCACAAGTTCACCGGCTGGGTCCTCATCGGGTATCTCTTCACGCACATCGCCGTCCTGAGCACGGCGACGGTCAGCCCAACGATGTACACGAACACGCTCCGCGGACTCGAGGGACTGCTCGTCGTGCGCTTCCTGGAGGTGGGACTGCTCGCGGTGGCCGTCTTCCACATCCTGAACGGCGTCCGTCTGCTGTTCGTCGATCTCGGGGTCGGCCTCCAGGCGCAGGACCGGAGCTTCTACGCCTCGATGATCCTCACCGGCGCGATCGTCGTCGCGAGCGTGCCGTCCTTCCTCGGGGGGATCTGA
- a CDS encoding succinylglutamate desuccinylase/aspartoacylase family protein has product MAEPEAFTYNGGTVAPGETQNLRYSVSETYLGDPVRIPVTIVNGERPGPTVFLSAAAHGDELNGIEVVREVAHSWDHSTLAGTLVCLPVLNVPAFIAQKRYLPIYDRDLNRSFPGSETSTGAKRMAYRIFRNFLEPCDYGLDFHTSTRGRTNMLHVRADMGDSDVARLANAFASNVILSGEGPEGTLRREASEAGTPTITVEMGEAHRFQRSLIDRALDGVMSVLAEFGLRPAEQVRWPGWRTVIDDSGEKTWLRSDVGGLVDMKYERGTLVYEGDVICTISDPFRADTETVEAPFTGLLVGVLENPLVYPGNPLCHLVKLEEKTLRALEQEQAIARAP; this is encoded by the coding sequence ATGGCAGAGCCCGAGGCGTTCACCTACAACGGCGGCACGGTCGCCCCCGGTGAGACGCAGAACCTCCGATACAGCGTCAGCGAGACGTACCTCGGCGACCCCGTTCGCATCCCCGTCACCATCGTCAACGGCGAACGCCCGGGCCCGACGGTGTTCCTGAGCGCCGCCGCCCACGGCGACGAGCTGAACGGCATCGAGGTCGTCCGCGAGGTCGCCCACAGCTGGGACCACTCGACGCTGGCCGGCACGCTCGTCTGTCTCCCGGTGCTCAACGTCCCGGCGTTCATCGCCCAGAAGCGCTACCTCCCCATCTACGATCGCGACCTGAACCGATCGTTCCCCGGCAGCGAGACGAGCACCGGGGCCAAGCGCATGGCCTACCGCATCTTCCGAAACTTCCTCGAACCCTGCGACTACGGGCTCGACTTCCACACCTCGACCCGCGGCCGGACGAACATGCTCCACGTCCGCGCGGACATGGGAGACTCCGACGTGGCCCGCCTCGCCAACGCCTTCGCCTCGAACGTCATCCTCTCCGGCGAGGGACCCGAGGGGACGCTCCGCCGGGAGGCGAGCGAGGCCGGCACGCCGACGATCACCGTCGAGATGGGCGAGGCCCACCGCTTCCAGCGCTCGCTCATCGACCGCGCGCTCGACGGCGTCATGAGCGTGCTCGCCGAGTTCGGTCTCCGACCCGCAGAGCAGGTGCGCTGGCCCGGCTGGCGGACCGTCATCGACGACAGCGGCGAGAAGACCTGGCTCCGCTCGGACGTGGGCGGCCTCGTGGACATGAAGTACGAGCGCGGGACCCTCGTCTACGAGGGGGACGTCATCTGTACCATCTCCGACCCGTTCCGGGCCGACACCGAGACGGTCGAAGCGCCGTTCACCGGCCTGCTGGTCGGCGTGCTGGAGAACCCCCTCGTCTACCCCGGGAACCCGCTCTGTCACCTCGTCAAGCTGGAGGAGAAGACCCTCCGCGCACTGGAGCAGGAGCAGGCTATCGCCCGCGCGCCCTGA
- a CDS encoding RimK/LysX family protein: protein MSTTDENRVRVGVLSLHNSKETKAILNAVEDLGHVPEWLRSENTAISIEDGEVTIDPEVDIVANRLLLSNTEEPAEGLGLATTFNRLRPMLNQPGAVLTAIHKFATAVTLADWNIKVPDALLALSNDGLNRNRERFGDVGVYKTAIGTHGGGTWKVDLTEPVNPKVGNRQAFLQKLIEVGDEKHSDLRVYVVGEDIIGAMRRFAPEGDWRTNVALGGAVEDMTDKLPDEAAETALYAAEVLGLDYAGVDLVKGTDGWHVLEVNPTAGFKGLYKATGRSPAPYIAKMAIERAGGTVDDERVRELAATLDDSTPSSMPRIDPFDQEEAPIIGYIEEVVVSGTSGSTPTLAKSDTGATRTSIDTSLAAEIGAGPIKSMTRVKSGSVKSGKARPVVDLVIGIGGRQHTVTASVEDRSHMDYPLLLGRDILEHYRVDVRRRADGDVPDADEEEEALE from the coding sequence ATGTCCACCACAGACGAAAACCGGGTACGAGTCGGCGTTCTCTCGCTCCACAACAGCAAGGAGACGAAGGCCATCCTGAACGCGGTCGAGGATCTCGGCCACGTGCCGGAGTGGCTCCGCTCGGAGAACACGGCGATCTCGATCGAAGACGGAGAGGTGACGATCGACCCCGAGGTGGACATCGTCGCGAATCGTCTCCTGCTCTCGAACACGGAGGAACCGGCGGAGGGGCTCGGTCTCGCGACGACCTTCAACCGCCTCCGCCCGATGCTCAACCAGCCCGGGGCGGTCCTCACCGCCATCCACAAGTTCGCGACGGCGGTGACCCTCGCCGACTGGAACATCAAGGTCCCCGACGCCCTGCTCGCGCTCTCGAACGACGGCCTCAACCGCAACCGCGAGCGGTTCGGCGACGTGGGCGTCTACAAGACCGCCATCGGCACCCACGGCGGCGGGACGTGGAAGGTGGACCTGACCGAGCCCGTCAACCCGAAGGTCGGCAACCGTCAGGCGTTCCTCCAGAAGCTCATCGAGGTCGGCGACGAGAAGCACAGCGACCTCCGGGTGTACGTCGTCGGCGAGGACATCATCGGCGCGATGCGTCGCTTCGCCCCCGAGGGCGACTGGCGCACCAACGTCGCGCTCGGCGGAGCCGTCGAGGACATGACCGACAAGCTCCCCGACGAAGCCGCCGAGACGGCTCTCTACGCCGCCGAGGTGCTGGGCCTCGATTACGCCGGCGTCGACCTCGTGAAGGGCACGGACGGCTGGCACGTCCTGGAGGTGAACCCCACCGCGGGGTTCAAGGGACTCTACAAGGCGACCGGACGCAGTCCCGCCCCCTACATCGCGAAGATGGCCATCGAGCGGGCGGGCGGCACCGTCGACGACGAGCGGGTGCGCGAACTCGCCGCGACGCTCGACGACTCGACGCCCTCCAGCATGCCCCGGATCGACCCGTTCGACCAGGAGGAGGCCCCGATCATCGGCTACATCGAGGAGGTCGTCGTCAGCGGGACCAGCGGGTCGACCCCCACCCTCGCGAAGTCCGACACCGGCGCGACCCGGACCAGCATCGACACCTCGCTGGCCGCCGAGATCGGCGCGGGACCGATCAAGAGCATGACGCGCGTGAAATCCGGCAGCGTGAAATCCGGCAAGGCCCGCCCCGTCGTGGACCTCGTCATCGGCATCGGCGGCCGCCAGCACACCGTCACCGCCAGCGTCGAGGACCGGAGCCACATGGACTACCCGCTGCTGCTCGGCCGCGACATCCTCGAACACTACCGGGTCGACGTGCGTCGCCGCGCCGACGGCGACGTGCCCGACGCCGACGAGGAGGAAGAGGCGCTGGAGTAG
- a CDS encoding DNA-3-methyladenine glycosylase family protein — MADLVERHGPIDTSPADDEFERLCVSIINQQLSTASAAAVRDRVFALLDDVTPETVLAADRDALREAGLSRTKVEYVRNAAEAFVERDLTREGLADHTDEEVVEELTRIKGVGEWTARMYLMFVLGRDDVLPLGDLGIRNGIRQIYGDGEELTREEMRAIAERWRPYRSHAMRYVWAEYEADG, encoded by the coding sequence ATGGCCGACCTCGTCGAGCGACACGGCCCGATCGACACGTCGCCCGCGGACGACGAGTTCGAACGCCTCTGCGTCAGCATCATCAATCAGCAGCTCTCCACGGCCAGCGCCGCCGCCGTCCGCGATCGGGTGTTCGCCCTCCTCGACGACGTGACGCCGGAGACGGTGCTCGCCGCCGACCGGGACGCGCTCCGGGAGGCGGGCCTCTCGCGTACCAAGGTGGAGTACGTGCGGAACGCCGCCGAGGCGTTCGTCGAGCGCGACCTCACCCGCGAGGGGCTCGCCGACCACACCGACGAGGAGGTCGTCGAGGAACTCACCCGCATCAAGGGCGTCGGCGAGTGGACCGCCCGGATGTACCTCATGTTCGTCCTCGGCCGCGACGACGTGCTCCCGCTCGGCGACCTCGGGATCCGCAACGGCATCCGGCAGATCTACGGCGACGGCGAGGAGCTGACCCGCGAGGAGATGCGGGCGATCGCCGAGCGGTGGCGACCGTACCGGAGCCACGCGATGCGGTACGTGTGGGCCGAGTACGAGGCCGACGGGTAG
- the cysE gene encoding serine O-acetyltransferase, giving the protein MFDRLREDVRTALKTDPAAKSATEVFLTYPGVHALWFHRAAARLLDAGHPLAARIVSHVARVLTGVEIHPAATVGRRLFIDHGMGVVVGETAEVGEDVHMHHGVTLGGNSPEPVKRHPTVEDGVLIGANATLIGDITVGERARVGAGAVVVDDVPPGTTVAGVPARPVGDAADGAAADGADERPSERARHSCD; this is encoded by the coding sequence ATGTTCGACAGACTCAGAGAGGACGTTCGTACCGCCCTGAAGACAGACCCGGCCGCCAAGAGCGCCACGGAGGTGTTCCTCACCTACCCCGGCGTGCACGCCCTGTGGTTCCACCGCGCGGCGGCGCGCCTGCTCGACGCGGGCCACCCGCTCGCCGCCCGAATCGTCTCGCACGTCGCCCGCGTTCTGACCGGCGTCGAGATCCACCCCGCCGCGACGGTCGGCCGACGCCTGTTCATCGACCACGGGATGGGCGTCGTCGTCGGCGAGACCGCCGAGGTGGGCGAGGACGTCCACATGCACCACGGCGTCACGCTCGGCGGGAACTCCCCGGAACCCGTGAAGCGCCATCCGACGGTCGAGGACGGCGTCCTCATCGGCGCGAACGCGACGCTCATCGGCGACATCACGGTGGGGGAGCGCGCACGCGTCGGCGCGGGAGCGGTCGTCGTCGACGACGTTCCCCCCGGGACGACGGTCGCGGGCGTCCCGGCGCGGCCGGTCGGCGACGCGGCCGACGGTGCGGCCGCTGACGGTGCCGACGAGAGGCCGTCGGAGCGCGCGCGACATAGTTGCGACTGA
- a CDS encoding acyl-CoA dehydrogenase family protein, with product MDFELSDEQRQIREEVRRFGENEIAPVAREYDVEEKFPFEVLDRAAEMGLSGANIPIEYGGAGYSALETALIVEELFAVDPGIALSITATTFGSDAIMEFGTEDQKERFLEPVATGEAIMGAAISEPDTGSDVSSVSTRAEKKDDGWVINGNKMWITNGTVGDFFVVMCETDPEAEGRYNGFSQIVVESDRDGFSAEKITGKLGIRASDTAELIFDDVRVPEENLVGTRGMGFLQLMQFFDVTRTMVAAQGVGIAKGACERALDYAKEREQFGRPIGDFQAIQHKLADMHTRTEAARQLTYKSAWSVDNSDDQLTTLASMAKEFASRVAVDCANEAVQIHGGSGYVNDFDVERLYRDAKITQIYEGTTEIQKNIIARELLGKGF from the coding sequence ATGGACTTCGAGCTATCCGACGAGCAGAGACAGATCAGAGAGGAGGTCCGTCGGTTCGGGGAGAACGAGATCGCCCCCGTCGCACGGGAGTACGACGTGGAGGAGAAGTTCCCCTTCGAGGTGCTCGACAGGGCCGCTGAGATGGGTCTCAGCGGGGCCAACATCCCCATCGAGTACGGCGGCGCGGGCTACAGCGCCCTCGAGACCGCCCTCATCGTCGAGGAGCTGTTCGCCGTCGATCCCGGCATCGCGCTCTCCATCACGGCGACGACGTTCGGCAGCGACGCCATCATGGAGTTCGGCACCGAGGACCAGAAGGAGCGGTTCCTGGAGCCGGTCGCCACGGGCGAGGCCATCATGGGCGCGGCCATCTCCGAGCCGGACACCGGGAGCGACGTCTCCTCCGTCTCCACGCGCGCCGAGAAGAAGGACGACGGGTGGGTGATCAACGGCAACAAGATGTGGATCACCAACGGTACCGTCGGCGACTTCTTCGTCGTGATGTGCGAGACCGACCCCGAGGCCGAGGGGCGGTACAACGGCTTCTCGCAGATCGTCGTCGAGTCCGACCGCGACGGCTTCTCCGCGGAGAAGATCACCGGCAAGCTCGGCATCCGCGCGAGCGACACCGCGGAACTCATCTTCGACGACGTGCGCGTCCCCGAGGAGAACCTCGTCGGCACCCGCGGGATGGGCTTCCTCCAGCTCATGCAGTTCTTCGACGTGACCCGGACGATGGTCGCCGCCCAGGGCGTCGGCATCGCCAAGGGGGCCTGCGAACGCGCGCTCGACTACGCGAAGGAGCGCGAGCAGTTCGGCCGCCCCATCGGCGACTTCCAGGCCATCCAGCACAAGCTCGCCGACATGCACACGCGCACCGAGGCCGCCCGCCAGCTGACCTACAAGTCGGCGTGGAGCGTCGACAACTCCGACGACCAGCTGACGACGCTCGCCTCGATGGCGAAGGAGTTCGCCTCCCGCGTCGCCGTCGACTGCGCCAACGAGGCCGTCCAGATCCACGGCGGTTCGGGCTACGTCAACGACTTCGACGTGGAGCGACTCTACCGCGACGCGAAGATCACCCAGATCTACGAGGGCACCACCGAGATCCAGAAGAACATCATCGCCCGCGAGTTGCTGGGGAAGGGCTTCTAA